The Macaca thibetana thibetana isolate TM-01 chromosome 19, ASM2454274v1, whole genome shotgun sequence genome has a segment encoding these proteins:
- the LOC126942681 gene encoding CD209 antigen isoform X1, with the protein MSDSKEPRLQQLGLLEEEQLGGVGFRQTRGYKSLAGCLGHGPLVLQLLSFTLLAGLLVQVSKVPSSLSQGQSKQDAIYQNLTQLKVAVSELSEKSKQQEIYQELTRLKAAVGELPEKSKQQEIYQELTRLKAAVGELPEKSKLQEIYQELTQLKAAVGELPEKSKQQEIYQELSQLKAAVGDLPEKSKQQEIYQKLTQLKAAVDGLPDRSKQQEIYQELIQLKAAVERLCRPCPWEWTFFQGNCYFMSNSQRNWHDSITACQEVGAQLVVIKSAEEQNFLQLQSSRSNRFTWMGLSDLNHEGTWQWVDGSPLLPSFKQYWNKGEPNNVGEEDCAEFSGNGWNDDKCNLAKFWICKKSAASCSGDEERLLSPAPTTPNPPPE; encoded by the exons ATGAGTGACTCCAAGGAACCAAGACTGCAGCAGCTGGGCCTCCTGG AGGAGGAACAGCTGGGAGGCGTTGGATTCCGACAGACTCGAGGCTACAAGAGCTTAGCAG GGTGTCTTGGCCATGGCCCCCTGGTCCTGCAACTCCTCTCCTTCACGCTCTTGGCTGGGCTCCTTGTCCAAG TGTCCAAAGTCCCTAGCTCCCTAAGTCAGGGACAATCCAAACAAGATGCGATCTACCAGAATCTGACCCAGCTTAAAGTTGCAGTCAGTGAGCTCTCAGAGAAATCCAAGCAGCAGGAGATCTACCAGGAGCTGACCCGGCTGAAGGCTGCAGTGGGTGAGCTTCCAGAGAAATCCAAGCAGCAGGAGATCTACCAGGAGCTGACCcggctcaaggctgcagtgggtgaGCTTCCAGAGAAATCCAAGCTGCAGGAGATCTACCAGGAGCTGACCCAGCTGAAGGCTGCAGTGGGTGAGCTTCCAGAGAAATCTAAGCAGCAGGAGATCTACCAGGAGCTATCCCAGCTGAAGGCTGCAGTGGGTGATCTCCCAGAGAAATCCAAGCAGCAGGAGATCTACCAGAAGCTGACCCAGCTGAAGGCTGCAGTCGATGGGTTGCCAGACAGGTCCAAGCAACAGGAGATCTACCAGGAGCTGATCCAGCTGAAGGCTGCAGTGG AACGCCTGTGCCGCCCCTGTCCCTGGGAGTGGACATTCTTCCAAGGAAACTGTTATTTCATGTCTAACTCCCAGCGGAACTGGCACGACTCCATCACCGCCTGCCAGGAGGTGGGGGCCCAGCTCGTCGTAATCAAAAGTGCTGAGGAGCAG AACTTCCTACAGCTGCAGTCTTCCAGAAGTAACCGCTTCACCTGGATGGGACTTTCAGACCTAAATCACGAAGGCACATGGCAATGGGTGGATGGCtcacctctgttgcccag CTTCAAGCAGTATTGGAACAAAGGAGAGCCCAACAATGTTGGGGAGGAAGACTGTGCGGAATTTAGTGGCAATGGCTGGAACGATGACAAATGCAATCTTGCCAAATTCTGGATCTGCAAAAAGTCAGCGGCCTCCTGCTCCGGGGATGAAGAACGGTTGCTCTCCCCAGCCCCTACCACCCCAAACCCCCCTCCTGAGTAG
- the LOC126942681 gene encoding CD209 antigen isoform X2, with translation MSDSKEPRLQQLGLLEEEQLGGVGFRQTRGYKSLAVSKVPSSLSQGQSKQDAIYQNLTQLKVAVSELSEKSKQQEIYQELTRLKAAVGELPEKSKQQEIYQELTRLKAAVGELPEKSKLQEIYQELTQLKAAVGELPEKSKQQEIYQELSQLKAAVGDLPEKSKQQEIYQKLTQLKAAVDGLPDRSKQQEIYQELIQLKAAVERLCRPCPWEWTFFQGNCYFMSNSQRNWHDSITACQEVGAQLVVIKSAEEQNFLQLQSSRSNRFTWMGLSDLNHEGTWQWVDGSPLLPSFKQYWNKGEPNNVGEEDCAEFSGNGWNDDKCNLAKFWICKKSAASCSGDEERLLSPAPTTPNPPPE, from the exons ATGAGTGACTCCAAGGAACCAAGACTGCAGCAGCTGGGCCTCCTGG AGGAGGAACAGCTGGGAGGCGTTGGATTCCGACAGACTCGAGGCTACAAGAGCTTAGCAG TGTCCAAAGTCCCTAGCTCCCTAAGTCAGGGACAATCCAAACAAGATGCGATCTACCAGAATCTGACCCAGCTTAAAGTTGCAGTCAGTGAGCTCTCAGAGAAATCCAAGCAGCAGGAGATCTACCAGGAGCTGACCCGGCTGAAGGCTGCAGTGGGTGAGCTTCCAGAGAAATCCAAGCAGCAGGAGATCTACCAGGAGCTGACCcggctcaaggctgcagtgggtgaGCTTCCAGAGAAATCCAAGCTGCAGGAGATCTACCAGGAGCTGACCCAGCTGAAGGCTGCAGTGGGTGAGCTTCCAGAGAAATCTAAGCAGCAGGAGATCTACCAGGAGCTATCCCAGCTGAAGGCTGCAGTGGGTGATCTCCCAGAGAAATCCAAGCAGCAGGAGATCTACCAGAAGCTGACCCAGCTGAAGGCTGCAGTCGATGGGTTGCCAGACAGGTCCAAGCAACAGGAGATCTACCAGGAGCTGATCCAGCTGAAGGCTGCAGTGG AACGCCTGTGCCGCCCCTGTCCCTGGGAGTGGACATTCTTCCAAGGAAACTGTTATTTCATGTCTAACTCCCAGCGGAACTGGCACGACTCCATCACCGCCTGCCAGGAGGTGGGGGCCCAGCTCGTCGTAATCAAAAGTGCTGAGGAGCAG AACTTCCTACAGCTGCAGTCTTCCAGAAGTAACCGCTTCACCTGGATGGGACTTTCAGACCTAAATCACGAAGGCACATGGCAATGGGTGGATGGCtcacctctgttgcccag CTTCAAGCAGTATTGGAACAAAGGAGAGCCCAACAATGTTGGGGAGGAAGACTGTGCGGAATTTAGTGGCAATGGCTGGAACGATGACAAATGCAATCTTGCCAAATTCTGGATCTGCAAAAAGTCAGCGGCCTCCTGCTCCGGGGATGAAGAACGGTTGCTCTCCCCAGCCCCTACCACCCCAAACCCCCCTCCTGAGTAG